The Verrucomicrobium spinosum DSM 4136 = JCM 18804 genome includes a region encoding these proteins:
- a CDS encoding AraC family transcriptional regulator has translation MRCLLQDEFFSKVEEPQAVRHIFEHIPEVFFFVKDRQSRLMAGSNNMVQRLGLKREADLVGKGDEEFFDIHLVQAFRRDDELVFRTGKPLINRLELWYDEQRNHAWFLTTKTPLRGKGGEVVGLMGITRRDESTHNYHPAGVVAKIVDYLNKNSTQALSTADLARTFFMSERTLHRKIHESLGISPYELMIRIRIQKAAEALVKSNAKVIEVAIEHGFCDSSSFTQHFRKRIGITPSQFRKRHQSS, from the coding sequence ATGAGGTGCCTCCTCCAAGACGAATTTTTCTCAAAAGTTGAAGAGCCCCAGGCCGTCAGGCACATTTTCGAGCACATCCCTGAAGTGTTCTTCTTTGTCAAAGATCGCCAGAGTCGCCTCATGGCGGGCAGCAACAACATGGTACAGCGGCTTGGGTTGAAGCGGGAGGCAGATCTTGTCGGGAAAGGAGATGAGGAGTTCTTCGATATTCACCTCGTCCAGGCGTTTCGCAGGGACGATGAACTCGTGTTTCGCACCGGAAAGCCTCTCATCAATCGATTGGAATTGTGGTATGACGAACAGCGGAACCACGCCTGGTTTCTCACCACTAAAACCCCCCTTCGCGGTAAAGGTGGTGAAGTAGTGGGTTTGATGGGAATCACCCGGCGGGACGAAAGTACTCACAACTACCACCCGGCGGGCGTGGTGGCAAAAATAGTGGATTATCTCAACAAGAACTCCACTCAAGCTCTGAGCACCGCAGATCTGGCCCGGACCTTTTTCATGTCTGAGCGTACACTCCATCGTAAAATTCATGAATCCCTGGGCATTTCACCTTATGAGCTGATGATTCGGATTCGTATTCAGAAGGCGGCCGAAGCCCTGGTAAAATCCAATGCCAAGGTGATCGAAGTTGCCATCGAACATGGCTTCTGTGACTCGAGCAGTTTTACCCAGCACTTCCGGAAGAGAATCGGCATCACCCCCTCCCAGTTCCGAAAGCGTCACCAATCCTCTTGA
- a CDS encoding helix-turn-helix domain-containing protein: protein MPDVDYFAKDRDSRFVAISAGTLRRVGLAHEEELIGAGDDKIHPANVARAIREDDLQVMKTRQPLIDRVEALYKRSRTKDWFLTTKIPIVNSKDEVIGVMGTVRPFQPGASQSSGDSKLEQVVAFIRQNYRSRIAVSILAGMAHVSGRHLNRKFQETFRMSVQEYIIRLRIQSSGNELATTDKPIGEIAVDHAFYDQSVFTAQFKKYTGETPRAYRRARLNPTRVRHTDEL, encoded by the coding sequence ATGCCGGATGTTGACTACTTTGCAAAGGACCGGGACAGTCGTTTTGTGGCCATCAGCGCGGGTACTCTCCGCAGGGTTGGACTGGCTCATGAGGAGGAGTTGATTGGTGCGGGTGACGACAAGATTCATCCTGCAAATGTGGCAAGGGCCATTCGTGAAGACGATTTGCAGGTGATGAAGACCCGGCAGCCGTTGATTGACCGGGTGGAAGCTCTCTATAAAAGGTCGAGGACGAAAGACTGGTTCCTCACCACGAAAATCCCGATTGTGAATTCAAAGGACGAGGTCATTGGAGTGATGGGAACGGTCCGGCCTTTCCAACCTGGAGCAAGCCAGAGTTCGGGGGATTCGAAGCTTGAACAGGTAGTTGCTTTCATCCGGCAAAACTATCGCAGCCGGATCGCGGTTTCCATCCTTGCTGGAATGGCCCATGTGTCCGGCCGGCATCTCAACCGCAAATTCCAGGAGACTTTCCGGATGAGTGTGCAGGAGTACATCATCCGGCTGCGAATTCAGTCCAGTGGGAATGAGCTCGCTACGACGGACAAGCCTATTGGAGAGATAGCCGTGGATCATGCCTTCTACGACCAGAGCGTGTTCACCGCCCAATTTAAGAAGTACACAGGAGAGACTCCCCGCGCCTACCGCCGGGCGAGGCTGAACCCGACGCGCGTACGCCACACGGATGAGCTTTGA